Proteins encoded within one genomic window of Betaproteobacteria bacterium:
- a CDS encoding DUF350 domain-containing protein — protein sequence MTQYEILESFGGFDDFLLYLAIASVLLAVFVAIYTRITPYREIALIRDNNMAAAFSLSGALIGMVVPLANAVEYSVNPIDMAIWGFIALAIQLIVFVIARIALPNIVVDIPAGKQAAGFFLGAISIAAGLLNAACMTY from the coding sequence ATGACCCAATACGAAATCCTGGAATCCTTCGGCGGCTTCGACGACTTCCTGCTCTACCTCGCCATCGCCAGCGTGCTGCTGGCGGTGTTCGTCGCCATCTATACGCGGATCACTCCCTACCGCGAAATCGCGCTGATCCGCGACAACAACATGGCGGCCGCATTCAGCCTCTCGGGTGCCTTGATCGGCATGGTGGTTCCGCTGGCGAACGCGGTCGAATACAGCGTGAATCCGATCGATATGGCGATCTGGGGATTCATCGCGCTGGCGATTCAACTCATCGTCTTCGTCATCGCGCGCATCGCGCTGCCGAATATCGTCGTGGACATCCCGGCGGGCAAGCAGGCGGCGGGATTTTTTCTGGGGGCAATTTCGATCGCGGCGGGGTTGTTGAATGCGGCGTGCATGACGTATTGA